The Halobacteriovorax sp. DA5 genome includes the window ATCACAATACTTATTGTTTTGAATCTGGCCCTGGAATACCTAGGAAGTACAAGATAGATGTCATTGGTCCGTGACTCATGTGATTTTGAGCATTTTTACGCACGATGTCTTTTGCATGGAAGGCGATTCCTAGGCCGGCCTGCGCTAGCATTGGAAGATCATTTGCACCGTCCCCAATAGCAACAACTTGTTCAAGCGAAATATTTTCTTGTTGAGCAATAAGGTTAACAAGAACGGCCTTCTGGTCAGCGTTAATAATTGTTCCTTTTACACGTCCAGTGAGCTCGCCACCCTCAATTTCAAGTTCATTAGCAAACGCATAATCGAGGTCTAATTTCTCTTTTAGGTAATTAGCAAAGTAAGTGAAGCCACCAGAGATGACAGCAACTTTGTATCCATATTTCTTTACTGTGCGAATAAAGTCTTCAACACCATCTGTAAGAGGCAGATTTAAAGAAATATCTTGTAGTGTCTTCTCGCTTAAGCCTTTTAAATGTGAGACGCGTTCAATGAGAGATTGATTAAAATCAATCTCACCATTCATTGCTCTTTCTGTGATTTCTGAAACCTTGGCCCCTATTCCGTGCACCTTTGCAAGCTCATCAATGACCTCGGCCTGAATTAGTGTTGAGTCCATATCAAAGACGATAAGTCTTTTTGAGCGTCTAAAGACGTCATCACGGATGAAAGCAATATCTGTATGATGACGATTGCTTATATTTAGTAGATCGGACTTTACCTTATTTAAGCCAACTTTCTCAGGTACGTCAGTTAGAACCTCAAGAGAGTTAAAGCCTTCTTTTGATACATTATCAATTCGGTAAATGTTAATATCGTTATGTGCTAAGCATTGGGCAACATCAGCGATAAAATTTGCAGAGATCTTCTTTGGCGCAACACAATTTAAGATAAAGCTATTATAAGGAGTTTTATAAGTTGTCTCTGCACTTACAATCGAATACTCAAGTTTAAGTCCCATTTCATGGGCCGTGAAAAGTAGTTCTTTAAGAACATTTTGATTTTCACCTTTCTTCTCACTCATCTTAATAACAAAAGATAGCGACAATAAGTTATGTGTAATTGCTTGGTTGATATCAGTTATATCAGTATTGTTCTCACTGATAACTTTCATGAGGCCAGCTGTAATACCTGGACGGTCTTGTCCTGATACGGTGATAATGATTTCTTTTATTCCGTTTTCTAAGCTATTTGGCATGGCTGATCCTTCTATTTATTTTTGCTTTCGCTCTTTTCTTACTTCTGAAATCTTCTTAAATAAGCCAAAGGTATAAACTAGGGCCGAGAAAACAGAAAAAACGAACGAAAGGTAAATAAGTATTGTCCCTACTAATGGGAATGAGAAACCAAATGGTTTATCCCAGGCCATAAGCATTGGAATGGCCATCATTTGAAATGTTGTCTTCCATTTTCCAAGTTGGTTAACACTTACTTTTAGGCCTTTTTCCATCGCAAGTAGACGAAGCGCTGTCATATACATTTCACGCACAACTAAAACAATGACAACAATCACGTTGACGCGATCGAGGGCCTGTAAAAGAATAAGAGATGAGACAACAAGGAACTTATCTGCAATTGGATCAAGAAATGAGCCAAACACAGTAACGATATTTCTTTTGCGAGCTATATAGCCATCTAGAAAGTCTGTGAATGATGCGAGGACAAATGTCCATGCCGCAATATAGCCAAGTGTTTTAACAGTGGCCTTAAAAATATTTTCTTCGAATAAACAGAGGTAAAGGGTCAGGCAAATAACGGGGATGAGTGCAACTCGGAAAATTGTAAGGCGATTGGGGAGATTATCGATTTCCCATTCACTGAGAATTTCCTTTTGCGAGACAGTATTATGTGAGTTTTGCATTTTATTTTCCGACATATTTACTCAATGAAGATTTTTCCTATTTATTAAACTTTAAACCTTCGGCCCATAAACGTCTATAATAATTAACATAAATTACTTAAATCGAATAAAAGGATAACTCGAGCTATGAAAAAGCATCTCAATCTTATTAAAACAGGTCACCAATCTATTGAAAAGCGTGTATTTCCACGTTTTCCTTTTAGTTACTTAGTTTTTAAAAGAGAAGATAATTCGAAAAATTATCAAGTTCGAGATATTTCATATGGTGGAATGAGTCTAACACTTAGTGATGGTGATTTAGGCGCGCAGATGGAAGATAAATTCTCTGGAGAGATTCACTGGTATGACCAAAAAGTAAAAGTAAAATGTATTGTAAGAAGAGTTGAAAAAGACAATCTTGGAATTGAGTTCATTAAAGATGATATCTTTGACAAGACGCTTTTAAACTTTCTATCAGTTGCTAATGTTTCAAAAAATCTTAGACCAATTCACGAATATGATGAGCAGCTTGAGCTTCCTGTGGGACTTAAGACTTGGCTTCGTTGTGATGGGCCATTTGAGATTTTCATATGGCACCACAGAGATGGTGAAATTTCAAAAATTCAAATCCTTATGATGGACTCTATTCTAGAGTGGACTGATGGCGAAGGGATTCAGACAGGAAAAGTTCTTAATGTTAGAAGCTCTGACAAGCCATTAACGCATGAAGAAGAATTTGAATTCCTTATTGATACTCCAGTCGATCAGGATCGTTTAGACTTTGCACGTGAACTTGTTGCCCACGTTCCAAAGAGTCTTATTTCCGAAGGTGATCTTGAGTTTCTAACGCGAAAAGTTATTGGTTAATATAACCTTAAGCGCTTAATCGTTAGTTTAATTCATTTATTTCAAAACGAAGCTTTTCAATTGAGGTTTATCTCCTTAAAATAATGCTAAATGTTTTGAATTAAAAGGATTGATAATGAATAGAAACCTCGCTTTAGAATTTGTAAGAGTTACTGAAATGGCCGCTATTAGCTCAGCTAGGCTAATGGGACGTGGTGATGAAAAGGCCGCAGACCAAGCAGCAGTTGATGCCATGAGAACAATGCTAGACTCTGTTGAGTGTAATGCAACTGTTGTTATTGGTGAAGGTGAGCGCGATGAGGCACCAATGCTCTACATTGGCGAAAAGGTTGGTTCGGGCAATGGCCCAGAGCTTGATATTGCTCTAGATCCTTTAGAGGGAACGACAGTATGTGCAAATGGTGGTTGGAACTCAATCGCAGTAATGGCCATTGCTGAAAAAGGTAATTTCCTAAATGCTCCTGATACTTATATGGAAAAAATCGCTGTAGGTCCTGAAGGAAAAGGTCTTATCAATATTGATGATACTCCTGCCGAGAACTTAAAAAGACTTGCTGAGGCAAAGAAGTGTCGTATTCAAGATCTTACTGCTGTTATTTTAGATCGCCCTCGCCACGAAGAATTAATTAGACAGGTAAGAGACGCTGGTGCTCGTATCCAATTAATTGGTGACGGTGATGTTTCTGCTGCAATTGCTTGTAGTGAACCAGATAGTGGTATCGATATCCTTTTTGGGACAGGTGGTGCACCTGAAGGTGTAATCGCTGCAGCGGCCCTTCGTTGTATTGGTGGAGATTTTCAAGGAAGACTTAAGCCAAGAAATGATGAAGAAATCGCTCGTGCTAAAACAATGGGAATTGATGATATCAATAAGATCTACACAATCGATGAGCTGGCTTCTGGAAATGTAATGTTCTGTGCAACAGGTGTTACAGATGGAAGTTTTTTAAATGGTGTAAAATTCAAGTCATGGGGTGCGATTACTGAATCAATCGTTATGAGAAGTCAGTCGGGAACGATTAGAAGAATCGTTGCTGAACATAGATTTGATACAAAACCACGCTACTAATTTTTTAAATAATAATTACAAGGAAGTTGATTATGGCAAAGGCAAGCCGCACTGAAGTTTTTGATATTGATATTAATAAACTATATGACGTTATTGTTGACTTTGAATCTTACCCAGAATTTGTTCTTGGTGTGAATGAAATTAAAGTTCATGATATGACTGAAGCAAGTGGTGTTGTTGAATACTCAATCGATATGATTAAAAAATTAAATTACCAACTTGATATGGAAATGAGCCGTCCTAATAAGGTTGCTTGGACATTCAAGAAAGGTGATTTATTTAAAGTTAACGACGGTGGATGGGATTTAAAAGATCTTGGTGAAGGTAAAACTGAAGTAACATATAGTTTAGAGATCGAAGTCAAAGGATTTATCCCAGGCGCTAAGATGATCGTGAATAAGCTTACTGAAACATCACTGCCTTCTATGATGAAAAGCTTCTACGAGCGCGCAAAGAACTAGTGAGTCGATTATGAGCGAGTCTAAGAAAACAGATAAGTCAGATGGAATTTTAGGTGATACGATAAAGAAAGTTGTCTCAATTGGTATTGGGGCAGCTTTTATGACAGAAGAATCTGTAAAGAAGGTTCTAGATGATCTGCCTTTGCCAAAAGATATTGTATCTGGACTTATGACAAACGCTAAAAAGACAAAAGAGGATTTTGTCATTTCTGTTCGAGAAGAACTTCGTAGTTACCTAAAGAATGTTGATCCTAAAACAATTGTAGAATCAATACTTGAGGATTATGAAGTTACTGTAAGTTTTAAGAAGAAAGAGAAAAAATCTGAAAAATGATTTCTGAAAATTATCAAAAAATTCTTACTCAAGTTGGTGACAAGAATAAACTCTTGGCGGTAACCAAGTATAGTGAGTTTGAAGATATCATAACTGTTTACGAATTAGGACATAGAGACTTTGGTGAGAATCGTATTGAGTCACTTATGCCTAAGGCCCAAAAGGCACATGAATTAGGTTTTCATGATATTAGATGGCATTTCATTGGTCATATCCAATCAAATAAAATTTCAAAAATTTGTCAGGTTCCAAATTTAAAATGTATTCAATCTCTTGATAGCTTAAAGCATATGCGCCTTTTCAATGAAAAGCTTCAGTCTCCTTGCGAGTTTTATATTCAAGTTAACACTAGTGGTGAAGAACAAAAACGCGGCCTTTGGGATCTTGACTCTGTTAGAAATTTTATCGACGAGGCCAAAGATCTTAGCAATATTCATATCGTGGGCCTTATGACCATGGCCGCTGCTAATGGAGCTGCTCCTCGTGATAGCTTTAAAAAGTTAGTAGAAATTCGTGATGCTGTCGATAAAGAGCTAAAGCTTTCAATGGGAATGAGCGGTGATATGGCCGATGCTCTTGCATTAGGCAGTGATTGTATTCGTGTAGGAAGTGCTATTTTTAAGGCATAATTATTGTATCCTTACTATCTAATTTCTCAAAATCCCTTTCTAACTATATGTAATTGCATTGTGTATTAGTCGTGGCTTATAATTGTCATTATTGACTTTAATTTATGCGCACTGTAATAAATTTTTATCTACTAAAATAAATCGACATCAAATATGGAGAGTCATTATGAGTACTGCAAATAATAATGAAAGAAGAGTTCCAGAATTAAGCCTTACTTCTTACACTGAAGGCTCGACTGCTGATCAGATTAAATTTGTCGACGACTTAATGTACGGCCTAAAAGAATACGGTTTTATCATTCTAGATAATCACACTGTTGATCAAAATAAAGTTGATGAAGCATATGATATGGTAAAGAAATTCTTCTCTCTACCTGTGGAAACTAAGCTTAATTACCAAGGACAAAACGGTGGTCAACGTGGCTATACTCCATTTGGAATGGAGCACGCAAAAGATAGCAAGCACCCAGACCTAAAAGAGTTTTGGCACGTTGGGCGTGAGCTTGCAGCGACTTCACAATACAAAGGGGTTTATCCTGAAAATATTTGGCCTGCAGAAGTTCCTGGCTTTAAAGAAAAATTTCTTTCTCTCTATGAATCTATGGATGCTACTGCAAATGTTCTTTTAGAAGCAATTGGAAAAGGGCTAGACGTACCACAAGGCTTCTTTGCAGATATGGTTAATGATGGAAATTCAATTCTAAGAACGATTCACTACCCGCCAACAACTGGTCACGATACAACAAACTCAATTAGGGCCGGTGCACACGAGGATATCAACCTTATCACAATGCTTGTTGGTGCAACTTCATCAGGTTTACAGCTTTTAGATCGTGATGGAACTTGGCTAGATGTAGATTCTAAACCAGGACAACTTGTTGTTGATTCTGGAGATATGATGGCAAGGCTAACGAATAATGTACTTCCTGCAACTACTCACAGAGTAATCAACCCAGACAATTCTGGTGAAGAAAGATACTCTATGCCATACTTTGTGCACCCGCACTCAAAAGCATCTCTAGCTTGTTTAGAAAGCTGTGTAGGTGAAGGCAAGAAGTGGGAAGATATCACAGCTGGAGACTTCCTAAATCAAAGACTAAGAGAAATTGGTCTAATTAAGTAATTTTAATAAATACTGGGGAACCAGAACAACAACACTACGAATAATAAGAATGTAAAGGCCTCGCAATAGTGAGGCCTTTTTTTATTTGTTGATTAAATGTCTATTTGTCTAAATTCTGAACACTTTCTAAACTCTAAATGCTTATAATTTAATCAAAATGGGTGGCACTTTTTTTGCATATTAATTGCCATGCAAAACCTAAAGAAATCGACTTTAATCAAGTTCGTCACTATTCTTGTATTCAATTTCACGATCCTAGCATCTGCTTCAACGCAATTTAATCGTGAAGTTTTATCAATGAAGAGGGCATCTTCTAAGATTCTTGTTCGCTTAAGAAATATGGCCAAAATCCATAATTCAGAATATCAGCGAAATGGATATACAGAAGCCTATTACCAATATGAGAATATTCATTCTGCTATTAGAAAGTTTCACAAGAGAGTTTTAAAGAAGGGCCAACTAGGCACAGATAAAGAAGGTGAGTACACAGATGAGCTTGCCTATAAAGAAACACTCGAGTTCATTCAATACTTAGATAAGCTTATCCCAACATTTTCTAAGACAAAGGGATACGAGAAGCTACCATCTTCTCGTAAGATTCTTATCTCTCAAATTTCAGCATCAGCGCTTAATTTAGCAGAAATGTTAAAAGAAGAAGATATTTATATTCAAATTTCAAAACCACTTAGAGAGGTTGCAAGGGTATATCAAAAGCAGGAAGAATTCCTTAAGCAAAAAGAAGAATTACTAGGTGACTTCTATAATGCACAAGATGAATTAGAGATTTCACTAACAAGAATGATTGATCATCTTTCACTGTTTATTAAAAGGAATCATGGGCCAAGAAAAGAATATCGTCGTCCATATACTGCCGAATCCTATGACTATATCAAATATAAGAAGATCTTAAAGGAAGTAGAAGAGCTTCTCGAAGACTTTGATATCAATGATGGAGCACAGTTTGCAAAGCTTACACAGTTAGTGTCACAGACTAGACAGCTAGTAAATCTTACAAAGACAAATACAAAAAATGCGCGCGTACTTTTATCTCGTGTATATAAGACTTTCAACTTATTTTCTTTAGAAGCTAAAAGCTTAAATAAGAGATTAGTAGTGATTGAGCTTGATCCAACGCTTGGTCTTAAAGAGATGGAGTTTAAGTATTATCGTGCTACCCAAGTATGCTCACTACTTGGCGGGCCAGGAAATATTCTCCTTAGAAGATCACTAGAAAGTGATATCGATCTTTTTGAAGACTTTAGTCCTCGAACTTCAGGGGCCATCAAGCTTGTCGAGTTTTTAAAGTTTAATGATCGAAGTCTAGAGTTTAGACACGCTGAGATCATTACAGAAATAGAGCGTGATACGCGTATAAATACGATGGGATTTTACCCTCTTAGCTTTAATTGGGGAAAGGAAGAGGAAGATAAAATGCCTCCTTTTCTCGAGATAAAGAAGGGATATCGCAAGTGTCATTCTGATGGCTGCGATACTTATGATGATTATCGCACAAATTTTGCATGGCTTCGAGTTAATGAAAAGAGTGCAAAGAAGATGACTCGTACCAAAGAGAAGGCATTAAAGAAAGTTGAAAATAAAGAGGATTATTCAAAGCTAGGTGTATGTTCTGACTTTGTGAATTGGGCATTTGGAAATGTCATAACTTCAAATTGGAACCAGATTCCAATAGTTAGAAATCTTATTCAGATTATTTATCCTCCAGAAGGATTGCAGACACCAGATAATCTTTATGACTCTTACAAGACTGATGTTATTTGTGAAGTGGAAAGAAGAAAACTTAAGTATCCACATTATATCAATGCCCACCATTTAAAGGATCAGGTATTGAGAGACTTAAATTCGCAAAACCCTGCGATAAGCACTCATGCGAAGAATACGTTAAATGAATTAATTAAGAAAAATATAATGGATAACGAATTAAATTTGAACTATGACGTTATTAATTTTGAAACAAAGTAAGAATAAAAACGAAAAAGGAGAGAAGAGAATGAACAACAAAAAACAAAAACTTCTAGTTGCCGCGTTCTTGATGACGCAAGCACCTGCTGTTATCGCGGGTTATTACAATTCTTCAATCGAAGGGATTTCTTTAGATGGTATTTATACACCGGAGAACCTAAGTAATATTTCTAAAACTGTTTGTAAGAAAGTTTATGATGATCCAAATATGGATAAAGAACACACTCAAATGTGTGAGCGTGGAGTTCAGTCTGCTCAACGCATGGCCGCTGTATATGCCGCTGGAGAAGGGACACATTTAGGTTGTGTTGATGGTTATCAACAAGGTCTATATCGTGGGTTTAATGTGACTTCAAACCCGTCGGTTGATATCTTAAGAGACGAGCAACGTGCTCTTAAAGGTGTGACAATTGAAAACGCTGTAGCACTTGGTAAAGATAAGGCCGCAAAGGATTCACGTTATTCTACAGAATCTGAAATCATCTCACGTTTTAGAGATAATGTAAGAGATGAT containing:
- a CDS encoding isopenicillin N synthase family oxygenase, whose protein sequence is MSTANNNERRVPELSLTSYTEGSTADQIKFVDDLMYGLKEYGFIILDNHTVDQNKVDEAYDMVKKFFSLPVETKLNYQGQNGGQRGYTPFGMEHAKDSKHPDLKEFWHVGRELAATSQYKGVYPENIWPAEVPGFKEKFLSLYESMDATANVLLEAIGKGLDVPQGFFADMVNDGNSILRTIHYPPTTGHDTTNSIRAGAHEDINLITMLVGATSSGLQLLDRDGTWLDVDSKPGQLVVDSGDMMARLTNNVLPATTHRVINPDNSGEERYSMPYFVHPHSKASLACLESCVGEGKKWEDITAGDFLNQRLREIGLIK
- the glpX gene encoding class II fructose-bisphosphatase, with protein sequence MNRNLALEFVRVTEMAAISSARLMGRGDEKAADQAAVDAMRTMLDSVECNATVVIGEGERDEAPMLYIGEKVGSGNGPELDIALDPLEGTTVCANGGWNSIAVMAIAEKGNFLNAPDTYMEKIAVGPEGKGLINIDDTPAENLKRLAEAKKCRIQDLTAVILDRPRHEELIRQVRDAGARIQLIGDGDVSAAIACSEPDSGIDILFGTGGAPEGVIAAAALRCIGGDFQGRLKPRNDEEIARAKTMGIDDINKIYTIDELASGNVMFCATGVTDGSFLNGVKFKSWGAITESIVMRSQSGTIRRIVAEHRFDTKPRY
- a CDS encoding YggS family pyridoxal phosphate-dependent enzyme, which encodes MISENYQKILTQVGDKNKLLAVTKYSEFEDIITVYELGHRDFGENRIESLMPKAQKAHELGFHDIRWHFIGHIQSNKISKICQVPNLKCIQSLDSLKHMRLFNEKLQSPCEFYIQVNTSGEEQKRGLWDLDSVRNFIDEAKDLSNIHIVGLMTMAAANGAAPRDSFKKLVEIRDAVDKELKLSMGMSGDMADALALGSDCIRVGSAIFKA
- the serB gene encoding phosphoserine phosphatase SerB; amino-acid sequence: MPNSLENGIKEIIITVSGQDRPGITAGLMKVISENNTDITDINQAITHNLLSLSFVIKMSEKKGENQNVLKELLFTAHEMGLKLEYSIVSAETTYKTPYNSFILNCVAPKKISANFIADVAQCLAHNDINIYRIDNVSKEGFNSLEVLTDVPEKVGLNKVKSDLLNISNRHHTDIAFIRDDVFRRSKRLIVFDMDSTLIQAEVIDELAKVHGIGAKVSEITERAMNGEIDFNQSLIERVSHLKGLSEKTLQDISLNLPLTDGVEDFIRTVKKYGYKVAVISGGFTYFANYLKEKLDLDYAFANELEIEGGELTGRVKGTIINADQKAVLVNLIAQQENISLEQVVAIGDGANDLPMLAQAGLGIAFHAKDIVRKNAQNHMSHGPMTSILYFLGIPGPDSKQ
- a CDS encoding type II toxin-antitoxin system RatA family toxin, translating into MAKASRTEVFDIDINKLYDVIVDFESYPEFVLGVNEIKVHDMTEASGVVEYSIDMIKKLNYQLDMEMSRPNKVAWTFKKGDLFKVNDGGWDLKDLGEGKTEVTYSLEIEVKGFIPGAKMIVNKLTETSLPSMMKSFYERAKN
- a CDS encoding PilZ domain-containing protein; the protein is MKKHLNLIKTGHQSIEKRVFPRFPFSYLVFKREDNSKNYQVRDISYGGMSLTLSDGDLGAQMEDKFSGEIHWYDQKVKVKCIVRRVEKDNLGIEFIKDDIFDKTLLNFLSVANVSKNLRPIHEYDEQLELPVGLKTWLRCDGPFEIFIWHHRDGEISKIQILMMDSILEWTDGEGIQTGKVLNVRSSDKPLTHEEEFEFLIDTPVDQDRLDFARELVAHVPKSLISEGDLEFLTRKVIG
- the pgsA gene encoding CDP-diacylglycerol--glycerol-3-phosphate 3-phosphatidyltransferase is translated as MQNSHNTVSQKEILSEWEIDNLPNRLTIFRVALIPVICLTLYLCLFEENIFKATVKTLGYIAAWTFVLASFTDFLDGYIARKRNIVTVFGSFLDPIADKFLVVSSLILLQALDRVNVIVVIVLVVREMYMTALRLLAMEKGLKVSVNQLGKWKTTFQMMAIPMLMAWDKPFGFSFPLVGTILIYLSFVFSVFSALVYTFGLFKKISEVRKERKQK